The proteins below come from a single Pseudomonadota bacterium genomic window:
- a CDS encoding L,D-transpeptidase, whose product MRWGRSGWVGWALVGVGVLAGTPLPTPLGAIGNYEIEIKKTERTLLLKNGPRILRSYPIAYGHGGPGDKHQAGDGVTPVGSYRIVKIKNNSRFHTFLHLNYPNLKDAFLGLRDQVISEPQFFQILGALRHQDIPLQNTPLGGAIGIHGIGEITEEKLQIHRTTNWTKGCIAVTNDEIDDLMHYIGVGTKVVINE is encoded by the coding sequence ATGCGATGGGGTCGATCGGGTTGGGTTGGCTGGGCGCTGGTCGGGGTGGGTGTCTTGGCGGGAACCCCTCTCCCCACGCCGCTCGGGGCCATCGGTAATTACGAGATCGAGATCAAAAAGACCGAGCGGACCTTGCTGCTCAAGAACGGGCCGCGCATCCTGAGGAGCTATCCGATCGCCTACGGGCACGGGGGACCGGGAGACAAGCATCAGGCCGGGGACGGGGTCACGCCGGTCGGCAGCTACCGCATTGTCAAGATCAAGAACAACAGCCGGTTTCACACCTTCCTGCACCTCAACTACCCGAATCTCAAAGACGCCTTCCTGGGCCTCCGCGATCAGGTGATCTCGGAGCCGCAGTTCTTCCAGATCCTGGGTGCGCTCCGCCACCAGGACATCCCCTTGCAGAACACCCCGCTCGGCGGGGCGATCGGCATCCACGGGATCGGTGAGATCACCGAGGAGAAGCTCCAGATCCACCGCACGACCAACTGGACCAAGGGGTGTATCGCCGTCACCAACGACGAGATCGACGACCTCATGCACTACATCGGGGTCGGCACCAAGGTCGTCATCAACGAATAG
- a CDS encoding FHA domain-containing protein, protein MSGMWRASTGNACRLAFVLGFLAAQCVQGLQAAEVVRHSCAQPGPDRVECEYRLSIRGHAPTVTAKVADLDLPPPLHLPYPYGQSVTALLIVIDVGALERPDGGSRIPAHIERILAAVKPHHRVGVATFDAQPRLSLPLGASAEDIVTAVQTLTREPSPVALSQDAMAAIRSLAASPAARKAILFFGDESANPDAYYHEKLIAAARDAQVLVFGVVHPSTDPMAPALEALGQLAKESGGDLVIARAPDYELPQAFATDPFAAIDSGGRLSIDLTPAIGARLTGPQTLTLNVAAGGQALEVEVPVTIGPPTPPPPPKAKAGAARVAQSGMPPWIWLSVLAAAFFALSAILFIRTRRRSVADSPKTGPPAARAYVTRSDGDAGRLLVATTPWRIGRGKDNELVLRDNSVSRHHAEIVRDGSSRFAIKDLDSLNGVFVDNKKVQWTSLSDGAQIDIGDLRLTFSTDGGSAPPEPEPEGGAPTETRTG, encoded by the coding sequence ATGAGCGGCATGTGGCGGGCATCGACCGGCAATGCGTGCCGCTTGGCTTTTGTCCTCGGTTTCCTTGCGGCTCAATGCGTCCAGGGTCTGCAAGCGGCCGAGGTCGTGCGGCACAGCTGCGCCCAGCCAGGGCCCGATAGAGTCGAGTGTGAGTATCGCCTGTCGATCCGGGGCCACGCCCCGACAGTGACGGCGAAGGTTGCGGACCTGGATCTGCCGCCGCCCTTGCACCTCCCTTACCCCTATGGCCAGAGCGTCACCGCGCTCCTCATCGTCATCGATGTCGGCGCCCTCGAGCGACCGGACGGCGGGAGCAGGATCCCGGCGCATATCGAACGCATCCTGGCTGCGGTCAAACCCCATCACCGCGTGGGCGTGGCGACCTTCGATGCCCAGCCGCGGTTGTCGCTGCCGCTCGGGGCCAGCGCAGAGGACATCGTGACCGCGGTCCAGACGCTGACTCGGGAACCGAGCCCCGTCGCGCTGTCACAGGACGCGATGGCGGCTATACGCAGCCTCGCCGCTTCCCCGGCGGCCCGCAAGGCCATCCTGTTCTTCGGCGACGAATCGGCCAACCCGGATGCCTACTACCACGAGAAGCTCATTGCCGCGGCCCGCGATGCCCAGGTCCTGGTGTTCGGCGTCGTCCACCCGAGCACCGATCCGATGGCGCCGGCCTTGGAGGCGCTCGGCCAACTGGCGAAGGAATCGGGCGGCGATCTGGTTATCGCGCGGGCACCCGACTACGAATTGCCCCAAGCCTTCGCCACCGATCCCTTCGCGGCCATCGACAGCGGGGGCCGCCTCAGCATCGATCTGACCCCCGCCATCGGCGCGCGCCTGACCGGCCCACAGACCCTGACCTTGAACGTGGCGGCCGGGGGCCAGGCACTGGAGGTCGAGGTCCCGGTGACCATCGGCCCGCCCACCCCGCCGCCACCACCAAAAGCCAAGGCTGGCGCTGCGAGGGTGGCGCAAAGCGGCATGCCGCCGTGGATCTGGCTATCCGTTCTGGCAGCGGCGTTCTTTGCCCTCAGCGCCATCCTCTTCATCCGCACACGACGCCGCAGCGTGGCGGACTCACCCAAGACCGGCCCGCCCGCGGCGCGTGCCTATGTCACACGCTCGGACGGGGACGCCGGCCGCCTCCTCGTGGCGACGACCCCGTGGCGCATCGGACGCGGCAAGGACAACGAGCTGGTGTTGCGTGACAACTCCGTGTCGCGACACCACGCCGAGATCGTGCGCGACGGCAGTAGCCGTTTCGCCATCAAGGACCTGGATTCCCTGAACGGCGTGTTCGTCGACAACAAGAAGGTTCAATGGACATCGCTGTCCGATGGTGCGCAGATCGATATCGGCGATCTGCGCCTGACGTTCTCGACCGACGGCGGATCGGCGCCCCCCGAGCCGGAGCCCGAGGGCGGCGCCCCCACCGAGACCAGGACCGGGTAA
- the tilS gene encoding tRNA lysidine(34) synthetase TilS, translated as MPAFSPQRLLAVLRDVPETRCYWVAVSGGLDSRVLLEAMAALRAVLDAPLWAAHVDHGLHPDSGTWAAFCAEACAGLGVPLYTLRMDAHAPPGASPEAYARTLRYQALQGVVGAGDALLTGHHRDDQAETVLLQLLRSAGPHGLAAMPRCTPWEGAWLCRPLLDFPRRALREFAVARGLRWIEDPSNDSARFERNILRHQVIPILGRRWPAIARTLAQVADRQADAAACLDAMASEDLQGVRRGCEGALSQSALRALSLPRRRNLLRAWLRTDGLPLPPASRLRELAGPFLDAARDRQPRVSWSGVEVRRYRDAVYAMPALVALDPVHVFPWDPRERLALPCGVLDAEAAVGAGLKQALCRPGTVTVRWRRGGERCRPTGKPHTRPLKHLFQEAGIPPWRRDRLPLVYLGDQLAAVAGLWVCEPFAAGPGEPGWALRWEAAEGR; from the coding sequence GTGCCGGCGTTTTCACCCCAGCGGCTGTTGGCGGTCCTTCGCGACGTGCCGGAAACCCGGTGTTACTGGGTGGCCGTGAGCGGTGGTCTCGACTCGCGGGTGCTGCTCGAAGCCATGGCCGCGCTCCGTGCGGTTCTCGATGCACCGCTCTGGGCCGCGCATGTGGACCATGGACTGCACCCGGACTCCGGCACCTGGGCGGCGTTCTGTGCAGAGGCCTGTGCGGGGCTTGGGGTGCCGCTGTACACGCTCCGGATGGATGCCCACGCTCCGCCCGGTGCGAGCCCCGAGGCCTACGCGCGCACGCTGCGCTACCAAGCGTTGCAAGGGGTCGTCGGGGCGGGCGATGCCTTATTGACCGGCCACCATCGCGACGATCAGGCCGAGACGGTCCTGCTGCAACTCCTGCGCTCCGCAGGACCCCACGGACTCGCCGCCATGCCGCGCTGCACGCCCTGGGAAGGCGCGTGGCTCTGCCGGCCGCTCCTGGATTTCCCGCGCCGGGCCCTGCGCGAATTCGCCGTAGCCCGCGGGCTCCGGTGGATCGAAGACCCGAGCAACGATAGCGCCCGCTTCGAGCGCAATATCCTCCGCCATCAGGTGATCCCGATCCTGGGACGGCGCTGGCCGGCCATCGCCCGAACCTTGGCACAGGTGGCGGATCGGCAGGCGGACGCGGCGGCCTGCCTCGACGCGATGGCCTCCGAGGACTTGCAGGGCGTGCGTCGCGGGTGCGAGGGGGCGCTCTCGCAGAGCGCCCTGCGCGCGCTGTCGCTGCCACGGCGCCGCAATCTCCTGCGCGCCTGGCTGCGCACGGACGGGCTCCCCCTACCGCCCGCCAGCCGGCTCCGAGAGCTGGCCGGGCCTTTCCTCGACGCCGCTCGGGATCGGCAACCGCGGGTCTCGTGGTCCGGCGTGGAGGTGCGCCGCTACCGCGATGCCGTCTATGCGATGCCCGCGTTGGTCGCGCTAGACCCCGTTCACGTGTTTCCCTGGGACCCGCGCGAGCGTTTGGCGCTGCCCTGCGGGGTGCTTGATGCCGAGGCGGCGGTCGGCGCCGGGCTCAAACAAGCGCTATGCCGGCCCGGGACGGTCACGGTGCGCTGGCGAAGGGGCGGCGAACGCTGCCGGCCCACCGGCAAGCCCCACACGCGCCCGCTCAAGCACCTCTTCCAGGAGGCCGGCATCCCCCCCTGGCGGCGCGATCGTCTACCGCTCGTTTATCTCGGCGATCAACTCGCGGCGGTGGCCGGGCTTTGGGTGTGCGAGCCCTTCGCGGCCGGGCCCGGGGAGCCCGGTTGGGCATTGCGATGGGAGGCGGCAGAGGGCCGGTAG
- a CDS encoding acetyl-CoA carboxylase carboxyltransferase subunit alpha — MNLNFLDFEQPIAELEAKIEELRLLSSESAIDITEEIQRLQARSKDLTESVFASLTPWQISRLARHPQRPYTLDYVKRMCTEFHELHGDRAFGDDPAIVCGLAQLDGRAVALIGHQKGRNTQENLQRNFAMPRPEGYRKAMRLMHLAEKFGLPLLTFIDTPGAFPGIDAEERGQSEAIARNLLVMAGLRIPIIATVIGEGGSGGALAIGVADRVLMLEYGTYSVISPEGCASILWKSSDMAEKAAEAMGMTSKRLLELALIDEIIPEPLGGAHRGIDEMAARLKTVLTDQLTALSALDLEALLGKRYDRLMAIGHVKDGK; from the coding sequence ATGAACCTCAATTTCCTGGATTTTGAACAGCCCATCGCCGAGCTCGAGGCCAAGATCGAGGAGCTCAGGCTCTTGAGCAGCGAATCGGCGATCGACATCACCGAAGAGATCCAGCGCCTCCAGGCACGCTCCAAGGACCTCACCGAGTCCGTATTCGCGTCGCTGACCCCGTGGCAGATCTCGCGCCTTGCGCGCCACCCGCAACGGCCTTATACCCTCGATTACGTGAAGCGGATGTGCACCGAGTTCCACGAGTTGCACGGCGATCGCGCGTTCGGAGACGACCCCGCCATCGTATGTGGGCTGGCGCAACTCGACGGTCGGGCGGTGGCCCTCATCGGCCACCAGAAGGGCCGCAATACCCAGGAGAACCTGCAACGCAATTTCGCCATGCCGCGCCCCGAGGGCTATCGCAAGGCGATGCGGTTGATGCACCTCGCGGAGAAGTTCGGGCTGCCCCTCTTGACCTTCATCGATACCCCCGGCGCCTTTCCCGGCATCGATGCAGAGGAACGGGGCCAGAGCGAGGCGATTGCCCGCAACCTCTTGGTGATGGCCGGCCTGCGCATTCCGATCATCGCGACCGTGATCGGCGAGGGGGGCTCGGGCGGCGCGCTCGCGATCGGGGTCGCGGATCGGGTATTGATGCTCGAGTACGGCACCTATTCGGTGATCTCGCCCGAGGGCTGCGCGTCCATCTTGTGGAAGAGCTCGGATATGGCCGAGAAGGCCGCCGAGGCCATGGGGATGACCTCGAAGCGCTTGCTGGAGCTGGCCCTCATCGACGAGATCATCCCCGAGCCCCTGGGTGGGGCGCACCGGGGCATCGATGAGATGGCCGCCCGGCTCAAGACGGTCCTGACCGATCAGCTCACGGCCCTGTCGGCGCTGGACCTCGAGGCCCTGCTCGGCAAGCGCTACGACCGCCTCATGGCCATCGGCCACGTCAAGGACGGTAAGTAG